One Phocaeicola dorei genomic region harbors:
- a CDS encoding pyridoxal phosphate-dependent aminotransferase, whose product MNQLSDRLNRLSPSATLAMSQKSNELKAQGVDVINLSVGEPDFNTPDHIKEAAKKAVDDNFSRYSPVPGYPALRNAIVAKLKNENGLNYTAAQISCANGAKQSVCNTIMALVNNGDEVIVPAPYWVSYPEMVKLADGTPVIITAGIDQDFKITPAQLEVAITPKTKALILCSPSNPTGSVYTKEELAGLAAVLAKHPQVYVIADEIYEHITYSGKHESIAQFPEIHDNVIIVNGVSKAYAMTGWRIGFIAGPEWIVKAVNKLQGQYTSGPCSVSQKAAEAAYTGTQTPVEEMRQAFQRRRDLIVKLAKEIPGFEVNNPQGAFYLFPKCDSFFGKSAGDRNINNADDLAMYLLEVGHVACVGGTSFGSPECIRMSYATSDENIIEAMRRIKEALALLK is encoded by the coding sequence ATGAATCAATTATCAGATCGTTTGAATCGTTTGTCTCCTTCAGCAACATTGGCCATGTCCCAAAAAAGTAATGAGTTAAAAGCCCAAGGAGTTGATGTCATTAATTTAAGCGTGGGTGAACCGGACTTCAATACCCCGGACCACATCAAAGAAGCAGCAAAAAAAGCAGTAGATGATAACTTTTCCAGATATTCTCCAGTTCCAGGATATCCTGCACTTCGCAATGCAATCGTAGCCAAACTGAAGAATGAAAACGGATTAAACTATACAGCTGCACAAATCTCCTGTGCAAACGGTGCCAAACAATCTGTTTGTAATACGATTATGGCTCTAGTTAACAACGGTGACGAAGTAATAGTCCCGGCTCCCTATTGGGTAAGCTATCCTGAAATGGTAAAATTAGCTGACGGTACTCCTGTTATTATTACTGCCGGTATTGATCAGGATTTCAAGATTACCCCTGCACAACTAGAAGTAGCGATTACTCCCAAGACCAAAGCATTGATTCTTTGCTCACCGTCAAATCCCACCGGTTCTGTTTATACCAAGGAAGAGTTGGCTGGCTTGGCCGCTGTTTTGGCAAAGCACCCGCAAGTATATGTTATAGCCGATGAGATTTACGAACATATCACATACAGTGGCAAACATGAAAGCATTGCCCAATTCCCCGAGATTCATGACAATGTAATTATTGTAAACGGAGTTTCAAAAGCATATGCTATGACAGGATGGAGAATCGGGTTCATTGCCGGTCCGGAATGGATTGTAAAAGCTGTAAATAAGCTACAAGGACAATATACCTCAGGTCCGTGCTCTGTTTCTCAGAAAGCTGCCGAAGCTGCCTATACAGGCACTCAAACTCCCGTAGAAGAAATGCGTCAGGCATTCCAGCGCCGCCGTGACCTTATTGTAAAATTAGCAAAAGAAATTCCAGGATTTGAAGTAAACAATCCTCAAGGAGCATTCTATTTATTTCCGAAATGTGATTCTTTTTTTGGCAAATCAGCAGGTGACCGCAATATCAATAACGCTGACGATTTGGCAATGTATCTACTTGAAGTAGGTCATGTGGCATGTGTAGGTGGTACTTCATTCGGTTCCCCCGAATGCATCCGTATGAGTTATGCAACTTCCGATGAGAATATTATAGAAGCTATGCGCCGCATCAAAGAAGCATTAGCCCTATTAAAATAA
- a CDS encoding bifunctional metallophosphatase/5'-nucleotidase: protein MKRIYVLFTALCVCCVLAAQDIKELLILHTNDTHSRVEPISITDPNPEFAGKAGFVRRVTLIKEMRKQNKDLLLFDCGDFSQGSPFYNMFGGEVEVKLMNEMGYDAGTIGNHEFDFGLDNMARLFKMADFPIVCANYGVQGTVLEGLVKPYVILERKGVKVGVFGLSPALEGLVQAKNCEGVVFENPIEAAQRVADILKNREKCDLVVCLSHLGWQGKPYSDETLIPNTRNIDIVLGGHSHSYFDKTLFYKNLDGKEIPLQQMGKNAVYVGEMKVRMEKN, encoded by the coding sequence ATGAAACGAATATATGTATTATTTACTGCTCTGTGTGTATGTTGTGTGCTGGCAGCACAGGATATCAAAGAACTTTTGATACTTCATACTAATGATACCCATAGCCGTGTGGAACCTATTTCCATTACTGACCCGAATCCGGAGTTTGCAGGAAAAGCGGGCTTTGTACGTCGTGTTACCTTAATCAAAGAAATGCGGAAACAGAACAAGGATTTGTTATTGTTCGATTGTGGTGACTTTTCACAAGGTTCTCCTTTTTATAATATGTTTGGTGGTGAGGTTGAAGTGAAGCTGATGAATGAAATGGGATATGATGCCGGGACTATTGGAAATCATGAATTTGATTTTGGTTTGGATAATATGGCACGTCTTTTTAAAATGGCGGATTTTCCTATTGTTTGTGCTAATTATGGTGTACAGGGAACTGTTTTGGAGGGTCTTGTCAAACCGTATGTTATTTTGGAACGTAAGGGGGTAAAGGTAGGCGTGTTCGGACTGAGTCCTGCGTTGGAGGGATTAGTACAGGCAAAAAACTGTGAAGGAGTGGTTTTTGAAAATCCAATAGAGGCCGCCCAGCGTGTGGCAGATATATTGAAGAATCGGGAAAAATGTGATTTGGTGGTTTGTTTGTCTCATTTAGGATGGCAAGGAAAACCTTATTCTGATGAAACTTTGATTCCTAATACTCGTAATATTGATATTGTCTTGGGAGGTCATTCGCATTCTTATTTTGATAAGACTTTGTTTTATAAGAATTTGGATGGCAAAGAGATTCCATTGCAACAAATGGGAAAAAATGCTGTTTATGTAGGAGAAATGAAAGTAAGGATGGAAAAGAACTGA
- a CDS encoding glycoside hydrolase family 3 N-terminal domain-containing protein, with the protein MRRNILLFISLCVVGCAMMYAQQMPGLLQKGKADTQDCKAWVDEQLSEMSLKEKIGQLFIHTVAPLQTQRNKNNIYAAIKEYKVGGLLFSSGQLSNQVLLTNYAQSLAEVPLFITFDGEWGLAMRLKGTPRFPRNRVLGCIQDNELLYEYGKEVARQCKEIGVQINFAPVADVDVNPRNPVINTRSFGGDPRNVAQKVVAYARGLEDGGVLSVCKHFPGHGDTEVDSHKALPVLNFDRARLDSIELFPFKEAVKAGLGGMMVGHLEVPELGKNPASISSHIIYNLLCRELGFQGLVFTDALEMKGISQNENICAQALIAGNDLLLAPRNLKRELDGVLNAVKSGKLSEELITEKCRKVLTYKYVLGLKNKPHVQLSGLEKRLNRSETKELILRLQKAAITVPANVSGILPLDSKLKGTVVLNIGKTPGAGLDFYNRLQNTLSLTCVVARPDSMEAIRKRLLGSQRVIVVVTSDDYKKYKTMLDSLPADLPVVYVFLMPLKSMLDMEGYWKKAAAVVLGHSDESVIQEYVADVLVGKAVADGRLSVAVADLFKPGDGVTITPKVSRIYRPEDYGMDSKILEKIDGIAMEGIKAKAYPGCQILILKDGKPVYDKSFGTFTYESDQKVEKDDLYDLASLTKTTATLLAVMKLYDEGKFGLTDRISQYIPALKGTDKERVTIEELLLHQSGIPAFWPFYKEAIDKDSYKGTFYKARPDASHHTQIDVRLYVTDKFDYRKELMAKSFSADYPLQVADSMFLHRSFRDSIIAQIGRIPLKDRRYRYSCLNFMLLKEMVENISKMPMNLFLDKEFYKPMEMNRTAYLPLRQFKKEEIVPTVKADYLRKGKVLQGYVHDESAAFMGGVSGNAGLFSTARDVAKVYQLLIDGGVYNGKRYLSRETCDLFLTHTSKISRRGLGFDKPDVNNSVKSPCTEEAPEEVVGHTGFTGTCAWADPKNHLVFVFLSNRIYPRPFDHKQLMRLNIRPRMQQVMYQALMK; encoded by the coding sequence ATGAGGAGAAACATATTGTTATTTATAAGTTTATGTGTTGTCGGATGTGCGATGATGTATGCACAGCAGATGCCTGGGCTGTTACAAAAGGGGAAGGCGGACACTCAGGATTGTAAGGCGTGGGTGGATGAACAGCTTTCTGAAATGAGTTTGAAGGAAAAGATAGGACAACTGTTTATACACACAGTGGCTCCTCTTCAGACACAACGAAATAAAAACAATATATATGCAGCTATAAAAGAATATAAAGTAGGAGGATTACTTTTTTCGAGTGGCCAGTTGTCTAATCAAGTTTTATTAACTAATTATGCGCAGAGTCTGGCAGAAGTACCTTTGTTCATTACTTTTGATGGTGAATGGGGGCTGGCTATGCGTTTGAAAGGAACTCCTCGTTTTCCAAGAAACAGAGTTTTGGGATGTATACAGGATAATGAACTGCTTTATGAATATGGTAAGGAAGTAGCTCGCCAATGTAAGGAGATAGGTGTGCAGATCAATTTTGCTCCGGTGGCTGATGTGGATGTTAATCCTCGGAATCCGGTTATTAATACCCGTTCTTTTGGTGGTGATCCTCGGAATGTGGCTCAAAAAGTGGTGGCTTATGCTCGTGGTTTGGAGGATGGAGGGGTATTGTCTGTCTGTAAACATTTTCCGGGGCATGGAGATACGGAAGTGGATTCTCATAAGGCGTTACCGGTTTTGAATTTTGATCGTGCGCGTTTGGACAGCATTGAACTTTTTCCGTTTAAAGAGGCTGTTAAAGCAGGACTGGGAGGTATGATGGTAGGGCATTTGGAGGTACCTGAATTGGGTAAAAATCCGGCTTCGATTTCTTCACATATTATTTATAATTTACTTTGTCGGGAATTGGGCTTTCAAGGTTTGGTTTTTACAGATGCTTTGGAGATGAAAGGTATTTCGCAAAATGAGAATATATGCGCTCAAGCCTTGATAGCAGGCAATGATTTATTATTGGCTCCCCGTAATTTGAAGAGAGAATTGGATGGTGTTTTAAATGCTGTAAAAAGTGGAAAACTATCAGAAGAATTGATTACGGAAAAATGTCGTAAAGTATTGACTTATAAATATGTTTTAGGGTTGAAGAATAAACCTCACGTCCAACTTTCCGGGCTGGAGAAACGATTGAATCGCTCGGAAACGAAGGAGTTGATTCTCCGCTTGCAGAAAGCTGCTATAACGGTTCCTGCTAATGTAAGTGGAATCTTGCCTTTGGATTCAAAATTGAAGGGTACGGTGGTTCTGAATATTGGGAAAACTCCCGGTGCAGGGCTTGATTTTTATAATCGTTTGCAAAATACACTCTCTCTCACATGCGTTGTTGCTCGTCCGGATTCGATGGAAGCTATTAGAAAACGATTGTTGGGTAGTCAGCGTGTAATTGTGGTGGTTACTTCGGATGATTACAAAAAGTATAAAACAATGCTTGATTCGCTTCCGGCTGATTTGCCTGTTGTTTATGTGTTTCTGATGCCATTAAAGTCTATGTTGGATATGGAGGGCTACTGGAAGAAAGCGGCGGCTGTAGTATTGGGGCATAGTGATGAATCTGTTATTCAGGAGTATGTGGCTGATGTCTTGGTAGGAAAGGCGGTGGCAGACGGGCGTTTGTCCGTGGCTGTCGCCGATTTGTTCAAACCGGGTGATGGAGTGACTATAACTCCTAAAGTGTCTCGTATTTATAGACCCGAGGATTATGGTATGGACTCCAAAATACTGGAAAAGATAGACGGGATAGCTATGGAAGGAATCAAAGCGAAAGCTTATCCTGGTTGTCAGATTCTAATTTTAAAAGATGGGAAACCAGTATATGATAAGTCTTTCGGTACTTTCACTTATGAAAGTGACCAAAAGGTGGAAAAGGATGATTTGTATGACTTGGCTTCGTTGACCAAGACCACGGCGACGCTGTTGGCTGTTATGAAACTTTACGATGAAGGTAAATTTGGTTTGACCGATCGCATATCCCAATACATTCCAGCTTTAAAAGGCACGGATAAGGAGCGGGTCACTATAGAGGAGTTGCTTTTACACCAGTCGGGCATTCCCGCTTTTTGGCCTTTTTATAAGGAGGCTATAGATAAAGACAGTTATAAGGGGACTTTTTACAAAGCAAGACCGGACGCTAGTCATCATACGCAAATAGATGTACGGCTGTATGTCACTGATAAGTTCGATTATAGAAAAGAGTTGATGGCAAAATCTTTCTCTGCCGATTATCCTTTACAGGTAGCTGACAGTATGTTTCTTCATCGTTCTTTTCGTGATTCCATTATAGCACAAATAGGACGTATTCCATTAAAAGACAGGAGATATCGTTACAGTTGCCTGAACTTTATGTTATTGAAGGAAATGGTAGAGAATATCAGTAAAATGCCTATGAATCTTTTTTTAGATAAAGAATTCTATAAACCGATGGAGATGAACCGTACGGCTTATTTGCCGCTTCGACAGTTTAAAAAGGAGGAAATTGTTCCTACAGTGAAAGCGGATTATTTGCGTAAAGGAAAAGTGTTGCAAGGTTATGTACACGATGAATCAGCTGCTTTCATGGGAGGGGTGTCAGGAAATGCCGGTTTATTTTCTACGGCTCGTGATGTGGCAAAAGTGTATCAGTTATTGATTGATGGAGGAGTTTATAATGGAAAGCGTTATCTGAGTAGGGAAACTTGTGATTTATTTCTAACCCATACTTCGAAGATCAGTAGGAGAGGATTGGGATTCGACAAACCGGATGTGAATAATAGTGTGAAAAGTCCGTGTACGGAAGAAGCGCCTGAAGAGGTGGTAGGACATACTGGTTTTACCGGAACTTGCGCTTGGGCAGATCCGAAAAATCATTTGGTTTTTGTTTTTCTGAGTAATCGGATTTATCCGCGTCCTTTTGACCATAAACAGTTGATGCGGTTAAATATCCGTCCTCGTATGCAACAGGTTATGTATCAGGCTTTGATGAAATAA
- a CDS encoding sigma-70 family RNA polymerase sigma factor — MNTQSVNTSLYQKGDISLERIYGKYRNSFIRYAGKVLSDEFYAEDVVQDVFTGLFQQTNYFVSEMAALKCIYIAIYNRSIDMLRHKQIVQHYETAHSDKKREEVSIGEYNELLTKEFFIIVENGIDTLPPKCKQIFVMKSRKSLSNSEISNLLGLSLRTVEN, encoded by the coding sequence ATGAATACACAATCTGTTAATACCAGTCTTTATCAAAAAGGGGATATCTCCTTGGAGAGAATTTATGGAAAATATAGGAATAGTTTTATTAGATATGCCGGAAAAGTGCTATCTGATGAATTTTATGCGGAAGATGTAGTGCAGGATGTATTTACAGGATTGTTTCAGCAAACAAATTATTTTGTGTCTGAAATGGCTGCATTAAAATGTATTTATATTGCTATCTATAATCGTAGTATTGATATGTTGCGTCATAAACAGATTGTGCAGCATTATGAAACTGCACATAGTGATAAAAAAAGGGAAGAAGTCAGTATTGGTGAATATAATGAGTTGCTTACTAAAGAATTTTTTATAATAGTTGAAAATGGAATAGATACTTTACCACCTAAATGTAAACAGATATTTGTAATGAAAAGTAGAAAATCACTTTCGAATTCAGAAATAAGTAATCTTTTAGGTCTGTCTCTTCGTACGGTTGAAAACTAG
- a CDS encoding bifunctional 3,4-dihydroxy-2-butanone-4-phosphate synthase/GTP cyclohydrolase II yields MEELKLNTIEEAIADFREGKFVIVVDDEDRENEGDLIVAAEKITPEQVNFMLKHARGVLCVPITISRCKELELPHQVDTNTSVLGTPFTVTVDKLEGCSTGVSIYDRAATIRALADPTSTPETFGRPGHVNPLYAQDKGVLRRAGHTEACIDMARLAGLYPAAALMEIMSEDGTMARLPELRKMADEWGLKLISIRDLIAYRLKQESLVEKGVEVDMPTEYGHFRLIPFRQKSNGLEHIAIIKGDIKEGEPVLVRVHSSCATGDIFGSMRCDCGEQLHKALQMIEKEGKGAVVYLNQEGRGIGLMEKMKAYKLQENGVDTVEANILLGHQADERDYGVGAQILRSIGVTQMRLLTNNPVKRVGLESYGLSIVENVPIEITPNKYNERYLKTKKDRMGHTLHFNK; encoded by the coding sequence ATGGAAGAATTAAAACTAAATACCATCGAAGAAGCGATAGCTGACTTCCGTGAAGGTAAGTTTGTCATTGTTGTGGACGACGAAGACCGTGAAAATGAAGGCGATTTAATTGTTGCTGCGGAAAAAATTACTCCCGAACAAGTCAATTTCATGCTGAAACATGCGCGTGGCGTACTTTGTGTACCTATCACTATTTCTCGTTGCAAGGAATTGGAATTACCTCATCAAGTAGATACAAACACGTCAGTTCTAGGTACTCCTTTCACTGTAACTGTGGATAAGCTGGAAGGTTGCAGTACCGGAGTTTCTATCTACGACCGGGCCGCCACTATCCGTGCTCTTGCCGACCCCACCTCCACTCCCGAAACATTCGGACGTCCGGGGCATGTCAATCCATTATATGCACAAGACAAAGGTGTACTGAGACGTGCCGGTCATACAGAAGCCTGTATAGACATGGCACGGCTAGCAGGACTCTACCCTGCTGCCGCATTAATGGAAATCATGAGTGAGGATGGAACCATGGCTCGTCTGCCCGAACTAAGAAAAATGGCCGATGAATGGGGGCTGAAACTAATTTCAATCCGTGACTTGATCGCCTATCGTCTAAAGCAAGAGTCATTAGTAGAAAAAGGGGTGGAAGTGGACATGCCGACTGAATACGGCCATTTCCGTCTGATACCTTTCCGCCAGAAAAGTAATGGTTTAGAACATATCGCTATTATAAAAGGTGACATAAAAGAAGGAGAACCCGTTTTGGTACGCGTGCATTCTTCTTGCGCCACCGGTGATATTTTCGGATCCATGCGTTGTGACTGTGGAGAACAACTGCACAAAGCATTGCAAATGATCGAAAAAGAAGGAAAAGGCGCTGTTGTTTATTTAAACCAAGAAGGAAGAGGCATAGGACTAATGGAAAAAATGAAAGCCTACAAATTGCAAGAAAATGGTGTGGATACTGTAGAAGCTAATATCCTTTTAGGACATCAGGCAGATGAACGTGATTATGGAGTCGGAGCACAGATACTACGCAGTATAGGTGTCACCCAAATGCGTTTGCTGACAAATAACCCTGTCAAACGTGTAGGATTGGAATCATACGGTTTGTCCATAGTTGAAAACGTTCCTATTGAAATCACGCCTAACAAATATAACGAGCGTTATTTAAAAACCAAAAAAGACAGAATGGGACATACATTGCACTTTAACAAATAA
- a CDS encoding 4Fe-4S binding protein translates to MAYVISDDCIACGTCIDECPVEAISEGDKYSINPDLCTECGTCADACPSEAIHLG, encoded by the coding sequence ATGGCTTACGTAATTAGTGACGATTGTATCGCTTGCGGTACTTGTATCGATGAATGCCCGGTAGAAGCAATTTCTGAAGGTGATAAGTATTCTATCAATCCGGATCTGTGTACAGAGTGCGGAACTTGTGCTGATGCTTGTCCTTCTGAAGCTATTCATCTTGGCTAA
- a CDS encoding LptF/LptG family permease codes for MLRIKKLDIFILKSFLMLFIGTFFICLFIFMMQFLWRYVDELVGKGLEMSVLAQFFFYSALTLIPLSLPLAILLAALMTFGNFGERYELLSMKAAGIPLLRIIRPLIIFCTFLCCTSFYFQNVIAPKAQIKLLTLLVSMKQTSPELDIPEGVFYDEIEGYNIYVKQKDRETGMLKDVLIYNFSDGFENAHIIWASEGKMEMTADKQHLYLHLYNGEQFENLKSQTISSNNVPYRRETFREKHTIIEFDGGFNMVDGSFLSDRSDSKNMIEISQSIDSLSHRADSLGRSMYNEIKASTYRNIILSKTDSAKIVETNSKINVDSLFNSYTLAEKDKTLGSAADRTESLASEWNMKSYQTTDADNNIRKHEADWHKKITLSISCLIFFFIGAPLGAIIRKGGLGMPVVVSVLIFVIYYIIDSGATRVAKSGEMNMVLGVWMSTIVLAPIGAFFTYKSNNDSVVFNAEVYINFFRMLLGLRPSRHVFKKEVIIEDPDYPRIQTELEKLCNICNEYAIKHRLADAPNYIRIFTNKGHDDIIADISAKMELLIEELSNSKDGVLLEYLNRYPILSTKAHKSPFDNQWLNLLAGIIVPIGLFFYFRIWRFSIRLDKDLKNIIKTNREIQERINNKSFII; via the coding sequence ATGCTACGCATAAAAAAATTAGATATATTTATCCTAAAGAGCTTTTTGATGCTCTTTATAGGTACTTTTTTCATCTGTCTCTTCATCTTCATGATGCAATTTTTATGGAGATATGTAGACGAGTTGGTCGGAAAAGGATTGGAGATGAGTGTTTTAGCACAGTTTTTCTTTTATTCTGCTCTGACCTTAATACCTTTGTCCCTACCTTTGGCAATTTTATTAGCCGCCTTAATGACATTTGGTAACTTTGGTGAAAGATATGAATTGCTGTCTATGAAAGCAGCGGGTATTCCCTTATTGAGGATCATACGTCCACTGATTATTTTTTGTACTTTCCTGTGTTGTACCTCGTTTTATTTTCAAAATGTCATAGCCCCCAAAGCGCAGATCAAATTGCTTACTTTACTTGTATCCATGAAGCAAACTTCACCAGAACTGGATATTCCGGAAGGTGTATTTTACGACGAAATTGAGGGGTATAATATATATGTAAAACAGAAAGACCGTGAAACAGGAATGCTAAAAGATGTACTGATCTACAACTTTTCAGATGGGTTTGAAAACGCTCACATTATATGGGCTTCCGAAGGAAAAATGGAGATGACAGCAGACAAACAACATCTTTACCTACATCTGTATAACGGAGAACAGTTCGAAAATCTGAAATCGCAGACCATTTCATCCAATAATGTCCCCTATCGACGTGAAACCTTCAGAGAGAAACATACCATTATTGAATTTGACGGCGGATTCAACATGGTAGATGGGAGTTTTTTAAGTGACCGTTCGGACAGCAAGAATATGATTGAAATCAGCCAGTCCATCGACTCGCTGAGCCACCGCGCCGACAGTTTGGGAAGAAGCATGTACAATGAAATAAAAGCCTCGACTTATCGCAATATCATATTATCGAAAACAGACTCCGCAAAAATAGTTGAAACAAACAGCAAAATCAATGTAGACAGTCTATTCAATTCCTATACTTTAGCTGAAAAAGATAAGACACTGGGTAGTGCGGCGGATCGCACCGAGTCACTGGCCAGTGAATGGAACATGAAAAGTTATCAAACTACAGATGCGGACAACAATATCCGAAAACACGAAGCCGACTGGCACAAAAAAATCACCCTCTCTATAAGTTGTTTGATTTTCTTTTTCATCGGTGCGCCTTTGGGAGCCATCATCCGCAAAGGAGGTTTAGGAATGCCCGTAGTGGTATCCGTCTTGATTTTCGTAATCTATTATATCATTGATTCCGGGGCTACCCGAGTAGCAAAAAGCGGTGAAATGAATATGGTATTAGGTGTTTGGATGAGTACCATTGTATTGGCACCTATCGGAGCCTTCTTTACTTATAAGTCGAATAATGACTCAGTGGTATTCAATGCCGAAGTATATATCAATTTCTTCCGTATGCTGTTAGGTCTGCGCCCCTCGCGCCATGTATTCAAAAAAGAAGTTATTATAGAAGATCCGGACTATCCACGCATACAAACAGAACTGGAGAAACTATGCAACATCTGTAACGAGTATGCCATCAAGCATAGACTGGCCGACGCACCTAATTATATCCGCATCTTCACCAACAAAGGACATGATGACATCATAGCCGATATCAGCGCCAAAATGGAACTACTCATAGAAGAATTATCCAACAGCAAAGATGGAGTATTACTGGAATACTTAAATAGATATCCCATTTTGTCCACCAAAGCTCACAAAAGTCCGTTTGACAACCAATGGCTGAATTTACTCGCAGGAATCATTGTACCAATAGGCCTGTTCTTCTATTTCCGCATTTGGCGGTTCAGTATCCGGCTGGATAAAGATTTAAAAAACATAATCAAGACCAACCGTGAAATTCAAGAAAGAATAAACAATAAATCATTTATAATTTGA
- a CDS encoding START-like domain-containing protein produces MGKEKIRLEYMLKAGSGNIVWSIISTPSGLETWFADKVTFKDKVFTFYWGKTETRQAEVTNFRVNSFIRFRWLDDEDPKAYFELKMVYNELTSDYMLEVIDWAEPDEVEDMKELWDSEIEKLKRVSGL; encoded by the coding sequence ATGGGAAAAGAAAAAATTCGTTTGGAGTACATGTTGAAAGCCGGATCCGGTAATATTGTATGGTCTATTATTAGTACCCCATCCGGCCTGGAAACATGGTTTGCAGACAAGGTGACATTCAAAGACAAAGTATTCACCTTTTATTGGGGAAAAACAGAAACACGGCAAGCTGAAGTAACAAACTTCCGGGTTAACAGTTTTATACGCTTTCGATGGCTGGATGATGAAGATCCTAAAGCCTATTTTGAATTGAAAATGGTCTATAACGAACTGACCTCTGACTATATGCTGGAAGTGATTGATTGGGCAGAACCCGATGAAGTAGAAGATATGAAAGAACTTTGGGATTCCGAAATAGAAAAGCTAAAAAGGGTAAGCGGACTGTAA
- a CDS encoding glycoside hydrolase family 88 protein, protein MKSRTFFTLVFIFLVSIGCFSCKTTATDDFPVDSEIAYCRSQAMRTLVSIPSLDKIPNSMDLDSIKWRYTQAGSWTCGFWPGILWYLYEDTKDNMWREAAGKVTDMIAPLAYRKAKSHDSGFIMMCSLGNGYRLTGKPEYKEGLLHAADSLAMLYNPVVGTILSWPGMVKKENWPHNTIIDNMMNLELLFWAARNGGGQYLYDIACKHAETTMKHQFRKDYSCYHVAVYDTLDGHFIKGVTHQGLSDDSMWARGQAWAIYGYTMVYRETHDVRFLDFARKVSDVYLSRLPEDMIPYWDFNAPELSSGEPKDASASAITASALLELSTYINDSDSAFFYRNKAVEMLQILSSPAYQARNKKDAFLLHSVGHMNKGWEVDASISYADYYYLEALVRLKRLKEKQSVLANL, encoded by the coding sequence ATGAAAAGCAGAACTTTTTTTACTCTTGTTTTTATCTTTTTAGTTAGCATAGGATGTTTTTCGTGTAAAACGACTGCTACTGATGATTTTCCTGTTGATTCGGAAATTGCGTATTGCCGGTCTCAGGCTATGCGGACGCTGGTTTCTATTCCTTCGTTAGATAAAATTCCTAATTCTATGGATTTAGATAGTATTAAATGGCGTTATACACAGGCAGGCTCTTGGACTTGTGGATTTTGGCCTGGTATCCTTTGGTATTTATATGAGGATACTAAGGATAATATGTGGAGGGAAGCAGCAGGAAAAGTAACCGATATGATTGCTCCCTTGGCTTACAGGAAAGCAAAGAGTCATGATTCCGGTTTTATTATGATGTGTAGTTTGGGCAACGGTTATCGTTTGACAGGAAAACCGGAATATAAGGAAGGATTGCTGCATGCCGCAGATTCTTTGGCTATGCTTTATAATCCTGTTGTGGGTACTATTTTATCTTGGCCTGGAATGGTGAAAAAGGAAAACTGGCCGCACAATACTATTATTGATAATATGATGAATTTGGAACTTTTGTTTTGGGCTGCGCGGAATGGAGGGGGGCAGTATTTGTATGACATTGCCTGTAAACATGCGGAAACGACTATGAAACATCAATTCCGTAAAGATTATTCATGTTATCATGTAGCGGTGTATGATACGCTGGATGGTCATTTTATAAAAGGAGTTACCCATCAAGGATTGAGTGATGATTCTATGTGGGCCCGTGGACAGGCATGGGCTATTTATGGATATACCATGGTATATCGTGAAACACATGATGTGCGTTTTTTGGATTTTGCTCGGAAGGTATCGGATGTCTATTTGTCCCGTCTTCCTGAGGACATGATTCCTTATTGGGATTTTAATGCTCCGGAATTATCCTCAGGTGAACCGAAAGATGCATCGGCTTCTGCCATAACAGCCTCTGCTTTATTGGAACTTTCTACCTATATAAATGATAGTGATTCTGCATTTTTCTATCGGAATAAGGCTGTGGAAATGCTTCAGATACTATCCTCTCCGGCATACCAGGCTCGAAATAAAAAAGATGCTTTTTTATTGCATTCGGTTGGGCACATGAACAAGGGATGGGAAGTTGATGCTTCTATTAGTTATGCAGATTACTATTATTTGGAAGCATTGGTACGATTGAAACGTTTGAAAGAGAAACAATCTGTTTTGGCTAATTTATAA